Proteins from one Ahaetulla prasina isolate Xishuangbanna chromosome 2, ASM2864084v1, whole genome shotgun sequence genomic window:
- the LOC131190830 gene encoding microtubule-associated protein futsch-like isoform X4 yields MCLKMAFSNHPPFYYPDNLAPMQPSRRRKIEWDGVAGSSPAKFGKLVEAPAQPPLRSPGGSGLAAFGESRVFSPAFSCREFSRTSFAAEDSSSDEFEVDDDISGGGQEPPVLSKTFLTKPAASEMTTKNVAFSPRESLKLKIKQEDCSDARINIAAVPERKSALKEKSAECGRKRIKDQDQDAGSRLIYRKALLSIFGGQLQARRKPSSLNGIHKESPSKEEELGSINNLRKFSVVSEIKEQQTGNKSHCLKTAPKERINISVKQGNKESCWSDGSSRRVSLMSSSKEKEQESNIQKVFLKSETSAELQFEKKLDLLFEKNPELQQDSSFKKATTKKENKTLKYGTKEISKPGTGLTQISTVSRPEHETDFQQDPNIEKTVTKTDSKTGHSVKVFKPRHGSKHRHKRSKSEYELELQQSSSFKKTVKETEDKSSRYSVRELAKPLVRSKQSHRLSRFEVELDVQDDSNVEKASTKRENKTKCSTRELSKPVVTSKYIHIQSSYEDEVELYQGSDDSQVSVKEKIDGGQSKTEKENGRSEHTFKSKSSCSQIGEQKDEQVSPKQLSKISDGNIFASQSKKKIWKSETHLRSIVENSKCEAEETKQNSNNQKTLIKSISASAKQKNTTKDKCISSTSSNEQSDATEKFVNFQTTVTAETSQESVFMDDSETDQKCMEPKKELSAENKWSDTEDGEPLVTFSQEDSIPNHSRSELKEMSLSTTEFVMYPPHLYSQKMSDYAKYWTSSPKPTHSFSSPTENTSYSNNLCDISLESPMNTTKDKKTSVESMQEREWSYGSLLDYKEKKRRHSMEIGAYVPIFSSSRKSDSFTNNCVSQDFPRSLPKYLEEGFIDTHCHLDMLYSKTGFGGTFSEFRRMYSSTFPKEFQGCIADFCNPSTLKNNLWEDLLKEDMVWGAFGCHPHFARYYTELHERKILQAMRHPKAIAFGEIGLDYSHKCSTEISKQHKVFERQLNLAVSLKKPLVIHCRDADGDLLEIMKKCVPKDYKIHRCQKVLAGFLILV; encoded by the exons ATgtgtttaaaaatggccttttctAACCACCCCCCGTTTTACTATCCAGATAATTTAGCTCCGATGCAGCCGAGCAGGAGACGCAAAATCGAGTGGGACGGCGTCGCTGGGAGCTCACCTGCCAAATTCGGCAAGCTCGTCGAAGCACCGGCCCAGCCTCCTCTCCGGAGTCCCGGCGGCAGCGGGCTGGCCGCGTTTGGGGAGAGTCGAGTCTTCTCCCCGGCGTTTTCGTGCAGGGAGTTCTCCCGAACTTCGTTCGCTGCCGAGGATTCTTCCTCTGATGAATTTGAAGTAGATGATGACATCAGCGGCGGTGGGCAAGAGCCTCCTGTCCTCAGCAAAACCTTCCTCACAAAGCCCGCTGCTTCCGAGATGACGACGAAAAATGTGGCATTTTCCCCTCGGGAATCCCTGAAACTGAAG ATCAAGCAAGAAGATTGCAGTGATGCAAGAATAAATATTGCAGCAGTCCCTGaaagaaaaagtgctttaaaagaaAAGTCGGCTGAATGTGGCCGGAAAAGAATAAAAGACCAAGATCAGGATGCGGGATCTCGACTAATATATCGTAAAGCTCTGCTGAGTATATTTGGGGGACAATTGCAAGCCCGAAGAAAACCTTCATCTCTAAATGGAATTCATAAGGAAAGCCCTTCTAAAGAAGAGGAACTTGGCTCAATTAACAACCTGAGGAAATTTTCGGTAGTATCAGAAATTAAAGAGCAACAAACTGGAAACAAATCACATTGTTTGAAAACTGCACCAAAGGAACGTATTAATATTTCTGTTAAGCAAGGCAATAAAGAATCATGTTGGTCAGATGGCAGTTCAAGACGTGTATCTCTAATGTcaagttcaaaagaaaaagaacaagaatccAACATTCAGAAAGTTTTTTTGAAATCGGAAACCTCTGCAGAATTGCAATTTGAAAAAAAACTAGACTTGCTAtttgaaaaaaacccagaacttCAGCAGGACtccagcttcaaaaaagctactacaaaaaaagaaaataaaactttgaagTACGGTACAAAAGAGATTTCTAAACCAGGAACTGGATTAACACAAATTTCTACAGTATCAAGACCAGAGCATGAAACAGATTTTCAACAGGATCCCAACATTGAGAAAACTGTTACAAAAACAGATAGTAAAACTGGGCATAGTGTTAAAGTTTTCAAACCAAGGCATGGTTCAAAACATAGACATAAACGATCAAAATCTGAATATGAATTGGAACTTCAACAGTCTTCCAGCTTTAAGAAGACTGTTAAAGAAACAGAAGACAAAAGTTCTAGGTATAGCGTAAGAGAACTTGCCAAACCTTTGGTTAGGTCAAAGCAAAGTCATCGGCTGTCAAGATTTGAGGTTGAACTTGATGTGCAAGATGATTCCAATGTTGAAAAAGCTTctacaaaaagagaaaataaaactaaGTGTAGCACAAGAGAACTTTCCAAACCAGTGGTTACTTCCAAATACATTCACATACAATCAAGTTATGAAGATGAAGTAGAACTTTATCAGGGATCAGATGACTCGCAGGTTtcagtaaaagaaaaaatagatggtGGGCAGAGTAAAACGGAGAAAGAAAATGGCCGCTCAGAGCACACATTTAAAAGCAAGTCTAGCTGTTCACAAATTGGAGAGCAAAAAGATGAGCAAGTCTCTCCTAAACAGCTAAGTAAAATCTCTGATGGGAATATTTTTGCtagccaaagtaaaaaaaaaatatggaaatcaGAAACCCACTTGAGAAGCATAGTTGAAAATTCAAAATGTGAAGCTGAAGAGACCAAGCAGAATAGCAACAATCAGAAAACTCTTATAAAAAGCATTAGTGCttctgcaaaacaaaaaaacacaacaaaagacAAATGTATTTCCTCCACTTCATCTAATGAACAAAGTGATGCCACAGAGAAGTTTGTGAATTTCCAGACAACTGTTACTGCTGAAACCTCTCAAGAATCGGTGTTTATGGATGATTCAGAAACAGATCAAAAG tgtATGGAGCCCAAAAAAGAGCTTTCAGCTGAAAATAAGTGGTCCGACACGGAAGATGGAGAACCACTGGTTACTTTTTCACAAGAAGATTCCATCCCTAACCACAGTCGTTCAGAACTAAAGGAAATGTCATTGTCAACAACAGAATTTGTGATGTATCCTCCTCATTTATACAGTCAGAAAATGAGTGATTATGCAAAATACTGGACAAGCAGTCCAAAGCCAACACATTCTTTTTCGAGCCCCACTGAAAACACCTCGTATTCCAATAATCTCTGTGATATTTCTTTAGAAAGCCCAATGAATACAACGAAGGATAAAAAAACTTCAGTGGAAAGTATGCAAGAGAGAGAGTGGTCATATGGTTCATTATTGGactataaagagaaaaaaagacgCCACAGTATGGAAATAGGAGCATATGTTCCCATTTTCTCCTCATCACGCAAGTCAGACTCTTTCACTAATAATTGTGTAAGCCAGGATTTTCCTAGGAGCTTGCCCAAATATTTAGAAGAAGGATTTATTGACACGCACTGTCATTTGGACATGTTATATTCAAAAACAGGTTTCGGAGGCACTTTTTCTGAATTTAGGAGAATGTATAGTAGCACTTTTCCTAAAGAATTTCAGGGCTGTATAGCTGATTTTTGTAATCCTAGTACTTTAAAGAACAACTTGTGGGAAGATTTATTAAAAGAAGACATGGTTTGGGGGGCATTTGGCTGCCATCCGCACTTTGCTCGTTATTACACAGAActtcatgaaagaaaaattttACAGGCAATGAGACACCCCAAAGCGATTGCCTTTGGCGAAATAGGACTGGATTACTCTCATAAATGTAGTACAGAAATTTCAAAGCAGCATAAG GTTTTTGAGAGGCAACTGAATCTAGCTGTTTCCTTAAAGAAGCCATTGGTTATACACTGCAGAGATGCTGATGGTGATCTGTTAGAAATCATGAAAAAATGTGTACCAAAAGACTACAAAATACACAG GTGCCAAAAAGTGTTAGCCGGTTTTCTCATCCTGGTGTAG
- the LOC131190830 gene encoding microtubule-associated protein futsch-like isoform X2, with product MAFVDGRFIRGRAYKDNLAPMQPSRRRKIEWDGVAGSSPAKFGKLVEAPAQPPLRSPGGSGLAAFGESRVFSPAFSCREFSRTSFAAEDSSSDEFEVDDDISGGGQEPPVLSKTFLTKPAASEMTTKNVAFSPRESLKLKIKQEDCSDARINIAAVPERKSALKEKSAECGRKRIKDQDQDAGSRLIYRKALLSIFGGQLQARRKPSSLNGIHKESPSKEEELGSINNLRKFSVVSEIKEQQTGNKSHCLKTAPKERINISVKQGNKESCWSDGSSRRVSLMSSSKEKEQESNIQKVFLKSETSAELQFEKKLDLLFEKNPELQQDSSFKKATTKKENKTLKYGTKEISKPGTGLTQISTVSRPEHETDFQQDPNIEKTVTKTDSKTGHSVKVFKPRHGSKHRHKRSKSEYELELQQSSSFKKTVKETEDKSSRYSVRELAKPLVRSKQSHRLSRFEVELDVQDDSNVEKASTKRENKTKCSTRELSKPVVTSKYIHIQSSYEDEVELYQGSDDSQVSVKEKIDGGQSKTEKENGRSEHTFKSKSSCSQIGEQKDEQVSPKQLSKISDGNIFASQSKKKIWKSETHLRSIVENSKCEAEETKQNSNNQKTLIKSISASAKQKNTTKDKCISSTSSNEQSDATEKFVNFQTTVTAETSQESVFMDDSETDQKCMEPKKELSAENKWSDTEDGEPLVTFSQEDSIPNHSRSELKEMSLSTTEFVMYPPHLYSQKMSDYAKYWTSSPKPTHSFSSPTENTSYSNNLCDISLESPMNTTKDKKTSVESMQEREWSYGSLLDYKEKKRRHSMEIGAYVPIFSSSRKSDSFTNNCVSQDFPRSLPKYLEEGFIDTHCHLDMLYSKTGFGGTFSEFRRMYSSTFPKEFQGCIADFCNPSTLKNNLWEDLLKEDMVWGAFGCHPHFARYYTELHERKILQAMRHPKAIAFGEIGLDYSHKCSTEISKQHKVFERQLNLAVSLKKPLVIHCRDADGDLLEIMKKCVPKDYKIHRHCFTGRYSVIEPLLDYFPNLTVGFTALLSYPSANEARESVRKIPLNRIVVETDAPYFLPRQVPKSVSRFSHPGVALHTVKEIACLKEVSLPVMLAVLRQNTNKIYNL from the exons ATGGCTTTTGTTGACGGTCGTTTTATCCGGGGGCGCGCGTATAAAG ATAATTTAGCTCCGATGCAGCCGAGCAGGAGACGCAAAATCGAGTGGGACGGCGTCGCTGGGAGCTCACCTGCCAAATTCGGCAAGCTCGTCGAAGCACCGGCCCAGCCTCCTCTCCGGAGTCCCGGCGGCAGCGGGCTGGCCGCGTTTGGGGAGAGTCGAGTCTTCTCCCCGGCGTTTTCGTGCAGGGAGTTCTCCCGAACTTCGTTCGCTGCCGAGGATTCTTCCTCTGATGAATTTGAAGTAGATGATGACATCAGCGGCGGTGGGCAAGAGCCTCCTGTCCTCAGCAAAACCTTCCTCACAAAGCCCGCTGCTTCCGAGATGACGACGAAAAATGTGGCATTTTCCCCTCGGGAATCCCTGAAACTGAAG ATCAAGCAAGAAGATTGCAGTGATGCAAGAATAAATATTGCAGCAGTCCCTGaaagaaaaagtgctttaaaagaaAAGTCGGCTGAATGTGGCCGGAAAAGAATAAAAGACCAAGATCAGGATGCGGGATCTCGACTAATATATCGTAAAGCTCTGCTGAGTATATTTGGGGGACAATTGCAAGCCCGAAGAAAACCTTCATCTCTAAATGGAATTCATAAGGAAAGCCCTTCTAAAGAAGAGGAACTTGGCTCAATTAACAACCTGAGGAAATTTTCGGTAGTATCAGAAATTAAAGAGCAACAAACTGGAAACAAATCACATTGTTTGAAAACTGCACCAAAGGAACGTATTAATATTTCTGTTAAGCAAGGCAATAAAGAATCATGTTGGTCAGATGGCAGTTCAAGACGTGTATCTCTAATGTcaagttcaaaagaaaaagaacaagaatccAACATTCAGAAAGTTTTTTTGAAATCGGAAACCTCTGCAGAATTGCAATTTGAAAAAAAACTAGACTTGCTAtttgaaaaaaacccagaacttCAGCAGGACtccagcttcaaaaaagctactacaaaaaaagaaaataaaactttgaagTACGGTACAAAAGAGATTTCTAAACCAGGAACTGGATTAACACAAATTTCTACAGTATCAAGACCAGAGCATGAAACAGATTTTCAACAGGATCCCAACATTGAGAAAACTGTTACAAAAACAGATAGTAAAACTGGGCATAGTGTTAAAGTTTTCAAACCAAGGCATGGTTCAAAACATAGACATAAACGATCAAAATCTGAATATGAATTGGAACTTCAACAGTCTTCCAGCTTTAAGAAGACTGTTAAAGAAACAGAAGACAAAAGTTCTAGGTATAGCGTAAGAGAACTTGCCAAACCTTTGGTTAGGTCAAAGCAAAGTCATCGGCTGTCAAGATTTGAGGTTGAACTTGATGTGCAAGATGATTCCAATGTTGAAAAAGCTTctacaaaaagagaaaataaaactaaGTGTAGCACAAGAGAACTTTCCAAACCAGTGGTTACTTCCAAATACATTCACATACAATCAAGTTATGAAGATGAAGTAGAACTTTATCAGGGATCAGATGACTCGCAGGTTtcagtaaaagaaaaaatagatggtGGGCAGAGTAAAACGGAGAAAGAAAATGGCCGCTCAGAGCACACATTTAAAAGCAAGTCTAGCTGTTCACAAATTGGAGAGCAAAAAGATGAGCAAGTCTCTCCTAAACAGCTAAGTAAAATCTCTGATGGGAATATTTTTGCtagccaaagtaaaaaaaaaatatggaaatcaGAAACCCACTTGAGAAGCATAGTTGAAAATTCAAAATGTGAAGCTGAAGAGACCAAGCAGAATAGCAACAATCAGAAAACTCTTATAAAAAGCATTAGTGCttctgcaaaacaaaaaaacacaacaaaagacAAATGTATTTCCTCCACTTCATCTAATGAACAAAGTGATGCCACAGAGAAGTTTGTGAATTTCCAGACAACTGTTACTGCTGAAACCTCTCAAGAATCGGTGTTTATGGATGATTCAGAAACAGATCAAAAG tgtATGGAGCCCAAAAAAGAGCTTTCAGCTGAAAATAAGTGGTCCGACACGGAAGATGGAGAACCACTGGTTACTTTTTCACAAGAAGATTCCATCCCTAACCACAGTCGTTCAGAACTAAAGGAAATGTCATTGTCAACAACAGAATTTGTGATGTATCCTCCTCATTTATACAGTCAGAAAATGAGTGATTATGCAAAATACTGGACAAGCAGTCCAAAGCCAACACATTCTTTTTCGAGCCCCACTGAAAACACCTCGTATTCCAATAATCTCTGTGATATTTCTTTAGAAAGCCCAATGAATACAACGAAGGATAAAAAAACTTCAGTGGAAAGTATGCAAGAGAGAGAGTGGTCATATGGTTCATTATTGGactataaagagaaaaaaagacgCCACAGTATGGAAATAGGAGCATATGTTCCCATTTTCTCCTCATCACGCAAGTCAGACTCTTTCACTAATAATTGTGTAAGCCAGGATTTTCCTAGGAGCTTGCCCAAATATTTAGAAGAAGGATTTATTGACACGCACTGTCATTTGGACATGTTATATTCAAAAACAGGTTTCGGAGGCACTTTTTCTGAATTTAGGAGAATGTATAGTAGCACTTTTCCTAAAGAATTTCAGGGCTGTATAGCTGATTTTTGTAATCCTAGTACTTTAAAGAACAACTTGTGGGAAGATTTATTAAAAGAAGACATGGTTTGGGGGGCATTTGGCTGCCATCCGCACTTTGCTCGTTATTACACAGAActtcatgaaagaaaaattttACAGGCAATGAGACACCCCAAAGCGATTGCCTTTGGCGAAATAGGACTGGATTACTCTCATAAATGTAGTACAGAAATTTCAAAGCAGCATAAG GTTTTTGAGAGGCAACTGAATCTAGCTGTTTCCTTAAAGAAGCCATTGGTTATACACTGCAGAGATGCTGATGGTGATCTGTTAGAAATCATGAAAAAATGTGTACCAAAAGACTACAAAATACACAG GCATTGCTTCACTGGCAGGTATAGCGTCATTGAACCACTTTTAGACTACTTTCCAAATCTAACTGTTGGATTCACCGCTTTGCTGTCTTACCCATCAGCAAATGAGGCTAGAGAATCTGTTCGAAAAATTCCATTAAATAGAATAGTAGTAGAAACAGATGCACCTTATTTCCTTCCTCGGCAG GTGCCAAAAAGTGTTAGCCGGTTTTCTCATCCTGGTGTAGCTCTGCACACAGTGAAAGAGATTGCTTGTCTCAAAGAGGTGTCATTACCTGTCATGTTAGCTGTTCTAAGGCAAAACACCAACAAAATTTATAACTTGTAA
- the LOC131190830 gene encoding microtubule-associated protein futsch-like isoform X1, which translates to MCLKMAFSNHPPFYYPDNLAPMQPSRRRKIEWDGVAGSSPAKFGKLVEAPAQPPLRSPGGSGLAAFGESRVFSPAFSCREFSRTSFAAEDSSSDEFEVDDDISGGGQEPPVLSKTFLTKPAASEMTTKNVAFSPRESLKLKIKQEDCSDARINIAAVPERKSALKEKSAECGRKRIKDQDQDAGSRLIYRKALLSIFGGQLQARRKPSSLNGIHKESPSKEEELGSINNLRKFSVVSEIKEQQTGNKSHCLKTAPKERINISVKQGNKESCWSDGSSRRVSLMSSSKEKEQESNIQKVFLKSETSAELQFEKKLDLLFEKNPELQQDSSFKKATTKKENKTLKYGTKEISKPGTGLTQISTVSRPEHETDFQQDPNIEKTVTKTDSKTGHSVKVFKPRHGSKHRHKRSKSEYELELQQSSSFKKTVKETEDKSSRYSVRELAKPLVRSKQSHRLSRFEVELDVQDDSNVEKASTKRENKTKCSTRELSKPVVTSKYIHIQSSYEDEVELYQGSDDSQVSVKEKIDGGQSKTEKENGRSEHTFKSKSSCSQIGEQKDEQVSPKQLSKISDGNIFASQSKKKIWKSETHLRSIVENSKCEAEETKQNSNNQKTLIKSISASAKQKNTTKDKCISSTSSNEQSDATEKFVNFQTTVTAETSQESVFMDDSETDQKCMEPKKELSAENKWSDTEDGEPLVTFSQEDSIPNHSRSELKEMSLSTTEFVMYPPHLYSQKMSDYAKYWTSSPKPTHSFSSPTENTSYSNNLCDISLESPMNTTKDKKTSVESMQEREWSYGSLLDYKEKKRRHSMEIGAYVPIFSSSRKSDSFTNNCVSQDFPRSLPKYLEEGFIDTHCHLDMLYSKTGFGGTFSEFRRMYSSTFPKEFQGCIADFCNPSTLKNNLWEDLLKEDMVWGAFGCHPHFARYYTELHERKILQAMRHPKAIAFGEIGLDYSHKCSTEISKQHKVFERQLNLAVSLKKPLVIHCRDADGDLLEIMKKCVPKDYKIHRHCFTGRYSVIEPLLDYFPNLTVGFTALLSYPSANEARESVRKIPLNRIVVETDAPYFLPRQVPKSVSRFSHPGVALHTVKEIACLKEVSLPVMLAVLRQNTNKIYNL; encoded by the exons ATgtgtttaaaaatggccttttctAACCACCCCCCGTTTTACTATCCAGATAATTTAGCTCCGATGCAGCCGAGCAGGAGACGCAAAATCGAGTGGGACGGCGTCGCTGGGAGCTCACCTGCCAAATTCGGCAAGCTCGTCGAAGCACCGGCCCAGCCTCCTCTCCGGAGTCCCGGCGGCAGCGGGCTGGCCGCGTTTGGGGAGAGTCGAGTCTTCTCCCCGGCGTTTTCGTGCAGGGAGTTCTCCCGAACTTCGTTCGCTGCCGAGGATTCTTCCTCTGATGAATTTGAAGTAGATGATGACATCAGCGGCGGTGGGCAAGAGCCTCCTGTCCTCAGCAAAACCTTCCTCACAAAGCCCGCTGCTTCCGAGATGACGACGAAAAATGTGGCATTTTCCCCTCGGGAATCCCTGAAACTGAAG ATCAAGCAAGAAGATTGCAGTGATGCAAGAATAAATATTGCAGCAGTCCCTGaaagaaaaagtgctttaaaagaaAAGTCGGCTGAATGTGGCCGGAAAAGAATAAAAGACCAAGATCAGGATGCGGGATCTCGACTAATATATCGTAAAGCTCTGCTGAGTATATTTGGGGGACAATTGCAAGCCCGAAGAAAACCTTCATCTCTAAATGGAATTCATAAGGAAAGCCCTTCTAAAGAAGAGGAACTTGGCTCAATTAACAACCTGAGGAAATTTTCGGTAGTATCAGAAATTAAAGAGCAACAAACTGGAAACAAATCACATTGTTTGAAAACTGCACCAAAGGAACGTATTAATATTTCTGTTAAGCAAGGCAATAAAGAATCATGTTGGTCAGATGGCAGTTCAAGACGTGTATCTCTAATGTcaagttcaaaagaaaaagaacaagaatccAACATTCAGAAAGTTTTTTTGAAATCGGAAACCTCTGCAGAATTGCAATTTGAAAAAAAACTAGACTTGCTAtttgaaaaaaacccagaacttCAGCAGGACtccagcttcaaaaaagctactacaaaaaaagaaaataaaactttgaagTACGGTACAAAAGAGATTTCTAAACCAGGAACTGGATTAACACAAATTTCTACAGTATCAAGACCAGAGCATGAAACAGATTTTCAACAGGATCCCAACATTGAGAAAACTGTTACAAAAACAGATAGTAAAACTGGGCATAGTGTTAAAGTTTTCAAACCAAGGCATGGTTCAAAACATAGACATAAACGATCAAAATCTGAATATGAATTGGAACTTCAACAGTCTTCCAGCTTTAAGAAGACTGTTAAAGAAACAGAAGACAAAAGTTCTAGGTATAGCGTAAGAGAACTTGCCAAACCTTTGGTTAGGTCAAAGCAAAGTCATCGGCTGTCAAGATTTGAGGTTGAACTTGATGTGCAAGATGATTCCAATGTTGAAAAAGCTTctacaaaaagagaaaataaaactaaGTGTAGCACAAGAGAACTTTCCAAACCAGTGGTTACTTCCAAATACATTCACATACAATCAAGTTATGAAGATGAAGTAGAACTTTATCAGGGATCAGATGACTCGCAGGTTtcagtaaaagaaaaaatagatggtGGGCAGAGTAAAACGGAGAAAGAAAATGGCCGCTCAGAGCACACATTTAAAAGCAAGTCTAGCTGTTCACAAATTGGAGAGCAAAAAGATGAGCAAGTCTCTCCTAAACAGCTAAGTAAAATCTCTGATGGGAATATTTTTGCtagccaaagtaaaaaaaaaatatggaaatcaGAAACCCACTTGAGAAGCATAGTTGAAAATTCAAAATGTGAAGCTGAAGAGACCAAGCAGAATAGCAACAATCAGAAAACTCTTATAAAAAGCATTAGTGCttctgcaaaacaaaaaaacacaacaaaagacAAATGTATTTCCTCCACTTCATCTAATGAACAAAGTGATGCCACAGAGAAGTTTGTGAATTTCCAGACAACTGTTACTGCTGAAACCTCTCAAGAATCGGTGTTTATGGATGATTCAGAAACAGATCAAAAG tgtATGGAGCCCAAAAAAGAGCTTTCAGCTGAAAATAAGTGGTCCGACACGGAAGATGGAGAACCACTGGTTACTTTTTCACAAGAAGATTCCATCCCTAACCACAGTCGTTCAGAACTAAAGGAAATGTCATTGTCAACAACAGAATTTGTGATGTATCCTCCTCATTTATACAGTCAGAAAATGAGTGATTATGCAAAATACTGGACAAGCAGTCCAAAGCCAACACATTCTTTTTCGAGCCCCACTGAAAACACCTCGTATTCCAATAATCTCTGTGATATTTCTTTAGAAAGCCCAATGAATACAACGAAGGATAAAAAAACTTCAGTGGAAAGTATGCAAGAGAGAGAGTGGTCATATGGTTCATTATTGGactataaagagaaaaaaagacgCCACAGTATGGAAATAGGAGCATATGTTCCCATTTTCTCCTCATCACGCAAGTCAGACTCTTTCACTAATAATTGTGTAAGCCAGGATTTTCCTAGGAGCTTGCCCAAATATTTAGAAGAAGGATTTATTGACACGCACTGTCATTTGGACATGTTATATTCAAAAACAGGTTTCGGAGGCACTTTTTCTGAATTTAGGAGAATGTATAGTAGCACTTTTCCTAAAGAATTTCAGGGCTGTATAGCTGATTTTTGTAATCCTAGTACTTTAAAGAACAACTTGTGGGAAGATTTATTAAAAGAAGACATGGTTTGGGGGGCATTTGGCTGCCATCCGCACTTTGCTCGTTATTACACAGAActtcatgaaagaaaaattttACAGGCAATGAGACACCCCAAAGCGATTGCCTTTGGCGAAATAGGACTGGATTACTCTCATAAATGTAGTACAGAAATTTCAAAGCAGCATAAG GTTTTTGAGAGGCAACTGAATCTAGCTGTTTCCTTAAAGAAGCCATTGGTTATACACTGCAGAGATGCTGATGGTGATCTGTTAGAAATCATGAAAAAATGTGTACCAAAAGACTACAAAATACACAG GCATTGCTTCACTGGCAGGTATAGCGTCATTGAACCACTTTTAGACTACTTTCCAAATCTAACTGTTGGATTCACCGCTTTGCTGTCTTACCCATCAGCAAATGAGGCTAGAGAATCTGTTCGAAAAATTCCATTAAATAGAATAGTAGTAGAAACAGATGCACCTTATTTCCTTCCTCGGCAG GTGCCAAAAAGTGTTAGCCGGTTTTCTCATCCTGGTGTAGCTCTGCACACAGTGAAAGAGATTGCTTGTCTCAAAGAGGTGTCATTACCTGTCATGTTAGCTGTTCTAAGGCAAAACACCAACAAAATTTATAACTTGTAA